A single region of the Marinobacter nanhaiticus D15-8W genome encodes:
- a CDS encoding pilus assembly protein produces MKYSNAKLNDPISEDNGFFAPASTGWWSMSANWCLVILTLFALLPVLSVQAAVDDVDVDQSPLIVSDPLPPNIVLLHDDSGSMGYDYLPDTAPKNGDDFRKSNKNRQYYNPQTLYTIPPKADGTLYPTPSFPDGYEDPFNGTRTDNILSESDYSDSWYNGWMRAFVYFDGNERHHVIEDGGNCSYLSNCHYASDSLVVGGTTTTYGQNVANFYSYYRARYLSAKSGIMSAFSELNPNYRFGFGSINGSNNDKLGSGQFSTSYMKIKQVEPFGNGSNGTQKKLFWEWLNGVGTNGGTPLRRALETAGRYYQTQQPWLDTDDQGREVEYSCRPSYTILVSDGYWSGNNPSNFLKKSDNTSTDNYKAVPPFIGGAADGDSATLADVANYYWKTDLRDGASEGQQNNVPATENDPATWQHMTTFTVGLGLTVDGLGATQTELFNWARLGDDAKVTGWGGWPTPGSGGGSGKSENVSDMLHAAINGHGNFFSARDPSQFAQGLRDALADIAAAPGAGSTPSFSGGETLTSATRQYTASYMTGSWTGDLKSVAYNDTTKEFTVDPWSASAQLPAAADRNIWTTDKSGMAVEFKEGELSDYWETLGNNLYLSEQKGEAWGKHLVNYLRGDQRYEKLALTPLSDVLRERDSLLGDIVNSTPVVIGAPKADLYKHVLNENYFDGLSGENTYDDFVADNATRTSIVYVAANDGMLHAFNAEDGNEVFAFIPGAVVGGTGDASLARLANPEYGVYDPVDGTQPVPHQYYNDGRLTTQNVFIDGEWKTILVGTTGRGTSRTVYALDITNPADLADPDKAEDAILWERSAGDGKSNDDWIGMALGRATISLIKGSSGDEGQWVAHLGNGPNSEKNQAALLQFDLATGELVVYPTGTMSDNGLAAPYVIQADDSDGLSEYAFAGDLQGNVWRIELSATGGSVSDPIYVAKDDAGNRQPITADMLATQNEKTGAVWVFFGTGRFLTGADITSSNPQIQTWYGLRALKGASGLAEVTASHSRNNLQEREILAENADGYRATSTGDFSDLTSDNNVGWYMDLESPVKGREGERIVYQTQLIAGRLIVNTLIPKSSSPCDTFPGGATLIVDPFSGANPGEGVLDSNGDGKIDNSDSGVIDGEVHHYNGQRYDVGLAGSVSALIGEGGEVKLFGLRLNATGMGLGTSMGATGAQRLNWHEIFN; encoded by the coding sequence ATGAAGTACTCCAACGCAAAACTGAACGACCCGATCTCGGAAGACAACGGGTTTTTTGCTCCTGCAAGCACCGGGTGGTGGTCAATGTCGGCTAATTGGTGCCTCGTCATACTGACGTTGTTTGCCTTGCTGCCGGTATTAAGCGTACAGGCGGCTGTAGACGATGTGGATGTTGACCAGAGCCCATTGATTGTGAGCGACCCGCTGCCCCCGAACATTGTCTTGTTGCACGATGATTCTGGCTCAATGGGGTATGACTATCTTCCCGATACTGCGCCAAAAAACGGCGACGACTTCCGCAAATCCAATAAAAATCGCCAGTATTACAATCCGCAGACGCTTTATACCATTCCGCCTAAGGCTGACGGGACATTGTATCCCACTCCATCATTTCCCGACGGTTATGAGGACCCGTTCAACGGTACCAGGACAGACAACATCCTGTCGGAATCAGACTATTCGGATAGTTGGTATAATGGGTGGATGCGAGCCTTCGTTTATTTCGACGGCAATGAGAGGCATCATGTCATTGAAGATGGAGGGAATTGTAGCTATTTATCAAACTGCCATTACGCCAGTGACTCACTGGTGGTTGGCGGTACAACGACCACCTACGGCCAGAACGTCGCCAATTTCTATAGCTACTATCGGGCACGTTATCTGTCCGCCAAAAGCGGCATTATGAGTGCGTTCTCCGAACTGAATCCAAACTACCGTTTTGGGTTCGGTTCGATCAACGGTAGCAATAACGACAAACTTGGCTCGGGTCAGTTTTCAACCAGCTATATGAAAATCAAGCAGGTTGAGCCGTTCGGTAACGGCAGCAACGGTACCCAGAAAAAGCTTTTTTGGGAGTGGCTTAATGGCGTGGGCACGAATGGTGGTACGCCACTACGTAGAGCATTGGAAACTGCCGGAAGGTATTACCAGACACAACAGCCTTGGCTCGATACTGATGATCAAGGGCGTGAGGTCGAGTACTCCTGCCGACCATCCTATACCATTCTGGTTTCTGACGGTTACTGGAGCGGCAACAATCCTTCGAACTTCCTGAAAAAATCGGATAACACGTCGACGGATAATTACAAGGCGGTTCCGCCCTTTATCGGCGGTGCTGCTGACGGCGACTCTGCAACCCTGGCAGACGTGGCGAATTATTACTGGAAGACGGACCTGCGGGATGGTGCCAGCGAAGGGCAGCAGAACAATGTCCCCGCAACAGAGAACGATCCTGCAACCTGGCAGCACATGACCACCTTTACCGTCGGCCTTGGCTTGACCGTAGATGGGCTTGGGGCGACGCAAACAGAGCTATTCAATTGGGCGCGCCTTGGTGATGACGCTAAAGTGACTGGTTGGGGTGGCTGGCCCACGCCGGGCAGCGGTGGTGGTTCGGGCAAATCTGAGAACGTCAGCGATATGCTTCACGCCGCAATCAATGGGCACGGTAACTTTTTCTCAGCGAGAGACCCCAGCCAGTTTGCCCAGGGGCTTCGTGATGCCCTGGCGGATATTGCCGCCGCGCCAGGGGCCGGCAGTACGCCTTCCTTTAGCGGCGGCGAGACACTGACGTCAGCTACCAGACAGTATACCGCTAGCTATATGACGGGGTCTTGGACGGGCGATCTTAAGTCTGTAGCTTATAATGATACGACAAAAGAGTTTACAGTAGACCCTTGGTCGGCCTCGGCCCAGTTGCCCGCAGCCGCGGACCGCAATATCTGGACCACGGATAAGAGCGGGATGGCGGTCGAGTTCAAGGAAGGAGAGCTCAGCGACTATTGGGAAACCCTTGGGAACAACCTTTACCTCTCAGAACAAAAAGGCGAGGCGTGGGGTAAGCACCTTGTTAACTATCTGCGCGGTGACCAGCGTTATGAGAAATTAGCGCTGACACCGCTAAGCGATGTACTGCGCGAGCGGGATTCCCTGCTGGGCGATATTGTGAATTCCACGCCGGTGGTTATCGGTGCGCCGAAGGCGGATCTGTATAAGCACGTTCTCAACGAAAACTATTTTGACGGCCTGAGCGGCGAAAATACCTACGACGACTTCGTAGCCGACAATGCCACACGGACGTCGATCGTCTATGTCGCGGCCAATGATGGCATGTTGCATGCCTTCAATGCTGAGGATGGTAACGAAGTCTTTGCCTTTATTCCGGGTGCTGTGGTCGGTGGGACGGGCGATGCTTCGCTCGCGCGGCTGGCCAATCCGGAGTACGGGGTTTACGACCCGGTCGACGGTACGCAACCGGTGCCGCATCAGTATTACAATGATGGCCGATTGACGACGCAGAATGTGTTTATCGACGGTGAATGGAAAACCATTCTGGTCGGTACGACGGGGCGGGGCACGTCCCGGACCGTTTATGCCCTCGACATTACCAATCCGGCTGACTTGGCCGACCCGGACAAAGCCGAAGATGCGATTCTCTGGGAGCGCTCAGCGGGGGATGGTAAATCCAACGACGACTGGATCGGTATGGCGCTTGGACGGGCAACGATCTCGCTGATCAAGGGGAGCAGCGGGGACGAGGGCCAATGGGTTGCCCATCTGGGTAATGGTCCCAACAGCGAAAAGAATCAAGCAGCTTTGCTGCAGTTTGATCTGGCAACCGGCGAACTGGTGGTCTATCCCACGGGTACCATGAGCGACAATGGCCTTGCGGCACCCTACGTCATTCAGGCCGACGACAGCGATGGTTTGAGCGAATACGCGTTTGCCGGAGACCTCCAGGGCAATGTATGGCGTATTGAACTCAGTGCTACCGGCGGGAGTGTCAGTGATCCGATCTATGTTGCCAAGGACGATGCGGGGAACCGCCAGCCTATCACCGCCGATATGCTCGCGACCCAGAACGAAAAGACCGGTGCTGTCTGGGTCTTTTTTGGAACCGGGCGCTTCCTGACGGGCGCTGACATTACCTCGTCGAATCCGCAAATCCAGACCTGGTATGGCTTGCGCGCGTTAAAGGGCGCATCGGGCCTGGCTGAGGTGACGGCTTCGCATTCACGTAACAACCTGCAGGAGCGCGAAATCCTGGCTGAAAATGCGGACGGTTACAGGGCAACAAGTACCGGCGATTTTTCGGATTTGACCAGTGATAATAATGTCGGCTGGTACATGGATCTCGAGTCGCCTGTAAAGGGCAGAGAAGGTGAGCGGATTGTCTACCAGACCCAGCTCATCGCCGGCCGGCTGATCGTGAATACCCTGATCCCGAAATCAAGTAGCCCCTGTGATACGTTCCCGGGCGGGGCCACATTGATCGTCGATCCGTTCTCTGGCGCGAATCCCGGTGAAGGTGTGTTGGATTCCAACGGAGACGGTAAGATCGATAACAGCGATTCCGGAGTGATCGACGGTGAAGTCCACCACTATAACGGGCAGCGGTACGACGTTGGTTTAGCCGGTTCGGTATCGGCCCTGATAGGTGAAGGCGGGGAGGTTAAGCTGTTTGGTCTCCGTCTGAATGCCACCGGGATGGGGCTCGGAACCTCCATGGGAGCGACCGGGGCACAGCGGTTAAATTGGCATGAAATCTTCAACTAA
- a CDS encoding type IV pilin protein has translation MQLESLKHRVAPGRQAYKRLAGVRNLAGSHSGFTLIELMIVVAIIGIIAAIAYPSYNNQVASTKRAAAAACLSEQAGYMERFYTTNLRYDKDQGGSDNPLSDGSLVLDCMSAGQTGNDYSYSVQSLARSQYTLNAAPQGAQASRDSNCGTLTLDEKGTRGAGGDVASCW, from the coding sequence ATGCAGTTAGAAAGCCTCAAACATCGCGTCGCACCTGGCCGCCAAGCTTATAAAAGGCTTGCTGGAGTGAGAAACCTTGCCGGTTCTCACTCCGGGTTTACGCTCATCGAGCTGATGATTGTGGTTGCGATCATTGGGATCATTGCGGCGATTGCTTACCCGTCGTACAACAACCAGGTAGCCTCCACCAAGCGCGCGGCTGCTGCGGCCTGTTTGTCGGAGCAGGCGGGTTACATGGAGCGGTTCTACACCACTAACCTTCGTTACGACAAAGATCAGGGCGGGAGCGATAACCCGTTGTCTGACGGTTCCCTGGTGCTCGATTGTATGTCCGCGGGTCAGACTGGAAATGATTACAGCTACTCCGTCCAGTCCCTTGCGCGATCCCAATACACGCTCAATGCAGCGCCTCAGGGCGCGCAGGCGAGTAGGGACAGTAATTGCGGCACATTGACGCTTGATGAGAAGGGGACGCGTGGCGCCGGCGGCGATGTGGCTAGTTGTTGGTAA
- a CDS encoding GspH/FimT family pseudopilin, whose translation MLKDERTAQDGGFFLGLSGKSVPAARAAARTGRASCGSGGFSLVELMVVISITAILLAFAIPAFSNIIAQNELAVASNAARGALMVARETAVAKGNSVSLCAGEPENGCSGDWSGGQWLVFRDSNHSGDLDAGEAVIQHGIVPGAGQAVSIEGNGPLRSALVYMPLGHAERVSGAFGAGRLRICVESAVVPNARELVISATGRVRIQRVDFGGACPSL comes from the coding sequence ATGCTCAAGGATGAGCGAACGGCCCAGGATGGGGGCTTTTTCCTGGGCTTGTCCGGTAAATCTGTGCCCGCCGCGCGGGCTGCAGCAAGAACCGGCCGTGCAAGTTGCGGGTCTGGGGGCTTTTCGCTGGTCGAACTAATGGTGGTGATATCTATTACCGCTATCCTGTTGGCGTTTGCGATACCGGCCTTTTCCAATATCATCGCCCAGAACGAGTTGGCGGTGGCCAGCAATGCTGCTCGCGGAGCGCTAATGGTCGCTCGGGAAACGGCGGTCGCGAAGGGAAACTCGGTTTCCCTGTGTGCCGGTGAGCCCGAGAACGGCTGCAGCGGCGACTGGTCAGGTGGTCAGTGGCTTGTGTTCCGTGATTCCAATCATAGTGGTGATCTTGACGCTGGCGAGGCTGTCATACAGCACGGTATTGTACCCGGGGCGGGTCAAGCGGTATCGATTGAGGGTAACGGACCATTGCGTTCTGCTCTGGTTTACATGCCCCTGGGGCATGCAGAGCGGGTTAGCGGAGCGTTTGGCGCTGGCCGGCTGCGGATTTGTGTGGAAAGCGCTGTCGTGCCCAATGCCCGAGAACTCGTCATATCGGCCACTGGGCGGGTGCGTATCCAGCGCGTTGATTTCGGCGGTGCTTGCCCGTCACTATAA
- a CDS encoding sigma-54-dependent transcriptional regulator, whose amino-acid sequence MSTPTALIIDDEPDIRELLEITLARMGIEVETAADITTAKRLLEANPPQLCLTDMNLPDGNGIELVHWIQKVCPQTPVAVITAYGSMDTAIESLKAGAFDFVSKPVELPRLRELVQSALKLSEPDVEEMPADDPGLLLGQSEGVRRLRNQTRKLARSQAPVFISGESGSGKELVARMIHLQGPRRDGPFVAVNCGAIPSELMESEFFGHKKGSFTGAVDNKAGLFRSADGGTLFLDEVADLPLNMQVKLLRAIQEKAVRPVGDSKEVPVDIRILSATHRDLPALVQEGTFRQDLFYRINVIELKVPPLRERPDDIELLSRHILERLARDYECEPAQLTPAALNKLKDHAFPGNVRELENILERAFTLCDLDQIDAADLHLGSAPVPGGSSNISEAIIPNEAPSLDLPEDGELDLENYLESIERKAIEKALEATRWNKTAAAKKLGISFRALRYKLKKLGME is encoded by the coding sequence ATGAGTACTCCAACTGCGCTGATCATCGACGACGAACCGGACATTCGCGAATTACTGGAGATTACGCTTGCACGCATGGGCATCGAGGTGGAAACGGCTGCCGACATCACTACGGCGAAGCGTCTGCTTGAAGCCAATCCGCCCCAACTCTGCCTGACGGACATGAACCTGCCTGACGGCAACGGCATCGAGCTGGTCCATTGGATCCAGAAAGTGTGCCCGCAAACACCGGTCGCAGTGATCACCGCCTATGGGAGCATGGATACCGCCATTGAGTCGCTGAAGGCCGGCGCCTTCGATTTCGTATCAAAGCCCGTGGAGCTGCCAAGGCTACGCGAACTGGTACAAAGTGCGCTCAAGCTTTCCGAGCCGGATGTCGAGGAGATGCCCGCAGATGATCCCGGGCTCCTTCTCGGACAGTCAGAAGGCGTGCGGCGGTTGCGCAACCAGACCCGCAAGCTCGCGCGCAGCCAGGCCCCCGTCTTCATCAGTGGCGAGTCCGGCAGCGGGAAGGAGCTGGTGGCGCGCATGATCCACCTGCAAGGCCCTCGGCGTGATGGTCCGTTCGTGGCCGTCAACTGTGGCGCCATCCCCTCCGAACTGATGGAAAGCGAGTTTTTCGGGCATAAGAAAGGCAGCTTCACCGGCGCCGTCGACAACAAAGCCGGCCTTTTCCGGTCCGCCGATGGCGGCACACTCTTCCTCGATGAGGTTGCCGACCTGCCACTCAACATGCAGGTCAAACTCCTGCGCGCGATCCAGGAGAAAGCGGTTCGGCCAGTGGGCGATTCCAAGGAAGTGCCGGTGGATATCCGAATCCTTAGCGCTACACATCGGGATCTCCCAGCGCTGGTACAAGAAGGCACCTTCCGCCAGGACCTGTTCTACCGGATCAACGTCATCGAGCTGAAAGTACCGCCACTCAGGGAGCGCCCTGACGATATCGAATTGCTCTCGCGTCATATCCTGGAGCGCTTGGCTCGCGACTACGAATGCGAGCCCGCGCAGCTTACACCAGCCGCGCTGAACAAACTCAAGGATCACGCGTTTCCAGGCAATGTGCGCGAGCTGGAGAACATCCTGGAGCGAGCGTTCACCCTTTGCGACCTGGACCAGATCGATGCAGCGGATTTGCACCTGGGTAGCGCGCCAGTGCCCGGTGGCTCGTCAAACATCTCTGAGGCGATAATACCCAATGAGGCGCCGTCTCTGGATCTGCCAGAAGATGGCGAGCTTGATTTGGAGAACTATCTGGAATCTATCGAGCGTAAGGCGATCGAGAAGGCACTGGAAGCCACGCGCTGGAACAAGACGGCTGCGGCGAAGAAGTTAGGGATCAGTTTCAGGGCTTTGCGGTATAAGTTGAAGAAGTTGGGGATGGAGTGA
- a CDS encoding sensor histidine kinase codes for MTPDTIPPSQADSLPFEQSQRPRLFRIYNHYRLVISLILAGLLFVDPATLDTKFRLPEFYEICVLSYLGVNLFTGLLLIAGVHTRQRHITLSILIDVIALHGLLMLSVGMTGGLANLIIVSVAAGNILTPSRIGLFYAALAAICSLGVASWSVVTLGASPDEIVRAGSLGVLYFAAAFLLQSVTRRMLRSEELASSRARSLVELEQINKQIIQRMRTGIVVTDRFGQVRLANAAAHELLFGERGRRSEMKTLPPPLQLRLDQWLNHPGTRTEPFQATPVAPMLQANFTRLHQERGDQILIFIEDMSKVTLQAQQMKLASLGRLTAGIAHEIRNPLGAISHAAQLLNESPNCDVGDRKMVDIIQRHSRRVNGIIENVLDLSRRRQADLELVEIGPWLQEFVDDYKQGVRNGEATPDIKLELPPNAPPARFDKSQMAQVMVNLCDNGLRYSEVQTGKPSLRIAVGVTVDSERSYIDIQDQGPGISPEQHEHIFEPFYTTDQSGTGLGLYLARELCEANQAHLSLLDNNEPGCCFRITFAHHRRLM; via the coding sequence ATGACCCCAGACACTATCCCCCCATCACAAGCCGATAGCCTGCCGTTCGAGCAAAGCCAGCGCCCACGTCTCTTCCGCATCTATAACCACTATCGCCTGGTTATCAGCCTGATTCTGGCAGGCTTGTTATTCGTGGATCCGGCGACGCTGGATACCAAGTTCCGGTTGCCGGAATTTTACGAGATCTGCGTGCTATCCTACCTGGGTGTCAACCTGTTTACCGGGTTGCTTCTCATCGCTGGCGTCCACACGCGGCAACGACATATCACCCTATCCATCCTGATCGATGTCATCGCTCTGCATGGTTTGCTAATGCTCAGTGTTGGTATGACGGGCGGACTGGCAAACCTGATTATTGTCAGCGTTGCAGCAGGCAACATTTTGACGCCGAGTCGGATCGGCCTGTTCTATGCAGCACTGGCTGCCATATGTTCGCTGGGCGTAGCGTCCTGGTCGGTTGTCACTTTGGGCGCCAGTCCCGATGAAATCGTCCGCGCCGGCTCACTGGGCGTACTGTACTTTGCTGCTGCTTTTCTGCTGCAGAGCGTAACCCGCCGTATGCTGCGTAGCGAAGAACTCGCGAGCTCCCGTGCCCGCAGCCTGGTCGAGCTGGAGCAGATCAACAAACAGATTATCCAGCGTATGCGCACCGGCATCGTCGTCACCGACCGTTTCGGGCAGGTCCGCCTGGCAAACGCCGCCGCCCACGAACTGCTTTTTGGTGAGCGCGGACGGCGCAGTGAGATGAAGACGCTCCCGCCTCCCCTGCAATTGCGGCTGGACCAGTGGCTCAATCATCCAGGCACGCGTACCGAGCCGTTCCAGGCCACGCCGGTGGCGCCTATGCTGCAAGCCAACTTCACTCGCCTTCACCAGGAACGCGGTGACCAGATCCTCATTTTTATCGAGGACATGAGCAAGGTGACCCTGCAGGCCCAGCAGATGAAGCTCGCCTCACTGGGCCGGCTAACAGCCGGGATCGCCCACGAAATCCGCAATCCCCTCGGCGCGATCAGCCACGCTGCGCAGTTACTCAATGAGTCGCCGAACTGCGATGTAGGGGATCGCAAGATGGTCGATATCATCCAGAGGCACTCCCGACGCGTGAACGGTATCATTGAGAACGTGCTGGATCTTTCGCGGCGTCGGCAAGCTGATCTGGAACTGGTGGAGATCGGTCCCTGGCTACAGGAGTTTGTCGACGACTATAAGCAAGGTGTGCGCAACGGCGAAGCTACACCCGACATAAAGCTGGAGTTGCCCCCAAACGCACCCCCGGCGCGCTTTGATAAAAGCCAGATGGCCCAGGTTATGGTTAACCTGTGCGACAACGGCCTGCGCTATAGCGAGGTGCAAACCGGGAAACCGTCACTCAGGATCGCAGTTGGCGTGACCGTCGATAGCGAGCGCAGCTATATTGATATCCAGGATCAGGGGCCGGGTATCAGCCCCGAGCAACACGAGCATATATTCGAGCCATTCTACACGACAGACCAAAGCGGCACCGGTCTGGGCCTGTACCTGGCCCGGGAGCTTTGCGAGGCCAACCAGGCGCACCTGTCGCTGCTCGATAATAATGAACCGGGATGCTGTTTCAGGATTACTTTCGCCCATCATCGGCGCTTGATGTAG
- a CDS encoding NAD+ synthase: MNPGQTETAPGQRLTVTMAQVDFLVGDIPGNAERIRAAAEKAANEQGADIVVFPELCLTGYPPEDLLLRPSLDGRVQEALDMLADARLAAAIVVGAPIRQDGLLYNAAVLIDDGEVRATYLKQQLPNYQVFDEKRYFGAGTDACVVPVKGIPVGLTVCEDIWVDGPVEQSAAAGAKLILNINASPYDMDKQARRKALIERRARENRVSIVYVNLVGGQDELVFDGGSMVFDHSGALAVEVPQFAEGLFPVEFVFDHHCQPIAQPPVDEPSLEQNIYNALVIGVRDYVNKNGFRTTVLGLSGGIDSAVTLAIAVDALGADRVRAVMMPFRYTSSMSLEDAESEATALGVHYDVFSIEPMYDTFMATLEKPFEGTQPDTTEENLQARIRGVLLMSLSNKFRSLVLTTGNKSEMAVGYSTLYGDMAGGFDVLKDVPKTMVYRLAEYRNSVSPVIPERVITRPPSAELAPDQKDEDSLPGYDVLDDILHRYIERDCSAEAVIAEGFERADVERVVRLVDINEYKRRQAPIGVRVSERGFGKDRRYPITNGWKPGK, translated from the coding sequence ATGAATCCCGGCCAAACTGAAACCGCACCCGGCCAGCGTCTGACAGTCACCATGGCCCAGGTGGATTTTCTGGTCGGGGACATCCCGGGCAACGCCGAGCGGATACGGGCCGCCGCAGAGAAGGCGGCCAACGAACAGGGAGCGGATATCGTTGTGTTTCCGGAGCTCTGTTTGACCGGTTATCCGCCAGAAGACCTGCTGCTCCGCCCCAGCCTCGATGGCCGTGTCCAGGAGGCTTTGGATATGCTGGCCGATGCCCGCTTGGCGGCAGCAATCGTCGTGGGTGCGCCGATCCGGCAAGATGGCCTTCTCTACAATGCGGCTGTTTTGATCGATGACGGTGAAGTGCGTGCCACCTATCTGAAGCAGCAGTTGCCCAACTACCAGGTGTTCGACGAGAAACGTTATTTTGGTGCTGGAACCGACGCCTGCGTGGTCCCAGTCAAGGGCATTCCCGTAGGACTGACGGTCTGTGAGGATATTTGGGTCGACGGTCCGGTTGAGCAATCCGCGGCGGCTGGCGCCAAGCTGATCCTGAACATCAACGCCTCGCCCTATGACATGGACAAGCAGGCCCGCCGAAAGGCACTGATCGAAAGACGGGCCCGGGAAAACCGTGTCAGCATTGTCTACGTCAATCTCGTGGGTGGCCAGGACGAGCTGGTGTTCGATGGCGGTTCCATGGTCTTCGATCATTCCGGAGCGCTGGCGGTGGAAGTGCCGCAGTTTGCCGAGGGTTTATTCCCGGTCGAGTTCGTCTTCGACCATCATTGTCAGCCTATAGCCCAACCACCGGTCGACGAGCCTTCCCTTGAGCAGAACATCTACAACGCCCTGGTCATCGGGGTGCGCGACTACGTCAACAAGAATGGTTTTCGCACTACCGTGCTGGGCCTGTCGGGGGGGATCGATTCTGCCGTCACTCTGGCTATTGCCGTCGATGCTCTGGGGGCCGATCGGGTGAGGGCCGTGATGATGCCGTTCCGCTACACCTCCAGCATGAGTCTCGAAGATGCCGAATCCGAGGCGACGGCCTTGGGCGTGCACTATGACGTATTTTCCATCGAGCCCATGTACGACACCTTCATGGCGACACTGGAAAAGCCTTTCGAAGGTACCCAGCCGGATACCACCGAGGAGAACCTGCAGGCCCGTATCCGGGGCGTGTTGCTGATGTCGCTTTCCAACAAGTTCCGTTCGTTGGTGCTCACCACGGGCAATAAGAGTGAGATGGCTGTGGGCTATTCCACCCTGTACGGTGATATGGCCGGTGGCTTCGATGTACTCAAGGACGTGCCGAAAACCATGGTTTACAGGTTGGCGGAGTATCGCAATTCGGTGTCACCGGTTATCCCGGAGCGTGTGATCACTCGGCCGCCATCGGCGGAGCTGGCTCCAGACCAGAAAGACGAGGACAGTCTGCCGGGTTACGACGTACTGGATGATATCCTGCATCGATATATCGAGCGGGATTGCAGCGCCGAAGCCGTTATTGCGGAAGGGTTTGAACGGGCTGACGTGGAACGCGTTGTTCGCCTGGTGGATATCAATGAGTACAAGCGCCGGCAAGCGCCGATTGGCGTCAGGGTGTCCGAGCGTGGGTTTGGTAAGGACCGGCGCTATCCCATCACCAATGGCTGGAAGCCCGGCAAGTAA
- a CDS encoding outer membrane protein assembly factor BamD: MRSGLRLLLLSAIIVVAGCASKPEEVLPEQSYYEQARSAMQSGNFNEAERNLEFLETYYPFGRYAEQAQLDLIYARYQNLDLEGARAAADRFLRLNPQSEHADYALYMRGLASYNLDVSLAGKFFPIDTSERDPGEQHQAFRDFSDLLARYPESEYAPDARQRMIAIRNRLAQLELHAARYYIKREAYVAANNRARYVVENFPNTPSIEDALVILIDTYRFLDLQKAADDATALLAINYPNSDSFDSNMKYQPSSIKREDRSLESVITFGLMGDE; encoded by the coding sequence ATGAGATCAGGTCTTCGCTTGCTATTGCTATCAGCGATCATTGTGGTAGCCGGATGCGCTTCCAAACCGGAAGAAGTATTGCCGGAACAGAGCTACTACGAGCAAGCGCGTTCAGCGATGCAATCCGGCAACTTCAACGAAGCCGAACGAAACCTGGAATTCCTCGAGACCTATTACCCCTTCGGTCGCTATGCCGAGCAGGCCCAGCTGGACCTGATCTACGCGCGCTACCAAAACCTCGACCTGGAAGGTGCACGGGCGGCGGCCGATCGCTTCCTGCGACTGAATCCCCAGAGTGAGCACGCCGACTATGCTCTCTATATGCGCGGCCTGGCCTCCTACAACCTGGACGTGAGTCTGGCGGGAAAGTTCTTCCCCATCGACACGTCAGAGCGCGACCCGGGTGAGCAACACCAGGCTTTCCGCGATTTTTCCGATCTTCTGGCCCGCTACCCGGAAAGCGAATACGCACCGGATGCCCGTCAGCGCATGATCGCGATCCGCAATCGCCTGGCCCAACTGGAGCTCCACGCTGCGCGTTACTATATCAAACGCGAAGCCTATGTCGCGGCTAACAACCGGGCCCGCTATGTGGTGGAGAACTTCCCGAACACACCGTCTATCGAAGATGCGCTGGTGATCCTGATCGACACCTATCGCTTCCTCGATCTGCAGAAAGCGGCCGATGACGCAACGGCCTTGCTGGCCATCAACTACCCTAACAGCGACTCATTCGACAGCAACATGAAGTACCAGCCCAGCTCGATCAAACGGGAAGATCGCTCCCTGGAGAGCGTCATCACCTTCGGGCTGATGGGCGACGAATAA